The following are encoded in a window of uncultured Sphaerochaeta sp. genomic DNA:
- a CDS encoding carbohydrate-binding family 9-like protein, which yields METQPTLIVGDALERSLPVALVPCWGSYEKTEGSLRLAREGNTLSLRYMVRTPFLRRMVQQHNQEISEDSCVGLLIKEADAEQYLHLQCSASGALRSWWINREGERTLLPEPLLEAIPVTVTLLENSNAQSRWSVEIHLDLKELNISADSRLLGNFYSCCELPGQKYYLLAQETGTLEPDMEVPSAFMRLESH from the coding sequence ATGGAAACACAACCCACACTTATCGTCGGTGATGCACTCGAAAGAAGTCTCCCTGTTGCATTGGTTCCCTGTTGGGGATCCTATGAAAAAACTGAAGGATCGTTGCGTCTTGCCAGAGAGGGAAATACCCTCTCCCTGCGCTATATGGTGCGTACTCCGTTTCTTAGACGGATGGTGCAGCAACACAACCAGGAGATAAGCGAAGACTCCTGCGTTGGCTTGCTGATCAAGGAAGCAGATGCAGAGCAGTATCTGCATCTGCAGTGCAGTGCCTCAGGCGCGCTTCGCTCTTGGTGGATCAACAGGGAAGGGGAGAGAACCCTGCTTCCTGAACCACTTTTGGAGGCGATACCGGTCACGGTGACCCTTTTGGAGAACTCCAATGCTCAAAGCCGTTGGAGTGTTGAGATACATCTGGACCTGAAGGAACTCAACATCTCAGCTGATAGTCGTCTCCTGGGAAATTTCTACAGTTGCTGTGAGCTACCTGGGCAGAAGTATTACTTGCTTGCGCAGGAGACAGGAACCCTTGAACCCGATATGGAAGTTCCTTCAGCCTTCATGAGGCTGGAATCCCATTAG
- a CDS encoding tRNA threonylcarbamoyladenosine dehydratase has protein sequence MRSEQFLRITRLLGEEPVERLHKKHVVVVGLGAVGGMALESLVRSGVGNLRIVDFDTVGITNLNRQILATYETLGKPKTEVAKQRILAINPECNVEVLPLFVQHETLDTIFSDPVDLVVDAIDSLNPKCALLEAAYKRGIPVVSSMGAALRRDPSLVRKADLMDTFGCPLARQVRTNLRKRGVGRGIEVIFSPELVRFTYKAPEEEEHADFNEQISSRGRRRNVLGSLPTITGIFGQNLAHLALTKLLDEEMLSGEEAWNPQGKQS, from the coding sequence ATGAGATCAGAACAATTCTTACGCATAACACGGCTACTCGGTGAGGAACCGGTAGAACGCCTTCATAAGAAACACGTGGTGGTAGTCGGCCTCGGGGCGGTCGGGGGAATGGCATTGGAGTCCCTGGTCAGAAGCGGTGTCGGCAACCTGAGAATCGTTGACTTTGACACAGTGGGGATCACCAACCTGAATCGGCAGATTCTTGCCACCTATGAAACCCTGGGGAAGCCGAAGACTGAAGTCGCGAAACAACGTATCCTCGCCATCAACCCGGAATGCAACGTTGAGGTGCTTCCTCTCTTTGTGCAACATGAGACACTGGATACCATCTTCTCCGATCCAGTAGACTTGGTGGTTGATGCCATCGATTCACTCAACCCAAAATGTGCATTGCTGGAAGCTGCTTACAAGCGAGGCATTCCGGTAGTGAGCAGCATGGGGGCGGCACTAAGGAGAGATCCCTCTCTTGTCCGTAAAGCCGACCTGATGGATACCTTCGGTTGCCCTCTCGCTCGTCAGGTGAGGACGAACCTCCGCAAACGGGGGGTTGGACGAGGAATAGAGGTCATCTTCTCCCCGGAGCTGGTACGTTTTACCTACAAAGCTCCAGAGGAAGAGGAACATGCTGACTTCAATGAGCAAATCAGCAGCAGGGGAAGAAGACGCAATGTACTGGGGAGCTTGCCTACCATAACTGGAATATTTGGACAAAATCTTGCCCACCTTGCCCTAACCAAGCTTCTGGATGAGGAGATGCTCAGTGGAGAAGAAGCATGGAATCCCCAGGGGAAACAATCCTAA
- the lysA gene encoding diaminopimelate decarboxylase, with product MSEKTLPMGHGDLLELAYQLPTPFYLYDEKAIVDNARQFNQLFSWAPGFRNYFAVKACPNPTILKLLAKEGFGADCSSLPELLLSKASGISAERIMFTSNDTPEEEFLAAYELGAIINLDDITHIETLEKAIGKVPETICFRYNPGKNRTGNAIIGNPVEAKYGLTDEQIVESYRIMQEKGVKHFGLHTMVASNELDGSYIVETARMLFDLAVRIKKETGIVIEFIDMGGGIGIPYRPDQDAMDLQMVSDGMKALYDEIIVPAGLDPLQIVFECGRVITGPYGYLVSKVLHVTKKYKDYVGLDASMADLMRPALYGAYHHITVVGKEKKHHDHLYDVTGSLCENNDKFAIDRSLPKIETGDVLVLHDAGAHGHSMGFNYNAKLRSAEYLLKRDGSVKMIRRAQTYDDYVSTLRFDGASVEV from the coding sequence ATGAGTGAGAAAACACTTCCCATGGGGCATGGCGATTTGCTGGAACTTGCCTATCAGCTTCCCACACCCTTTTATTTATACGACGAGAAGGCAATCGTGGATAATGCCAGACAATTCAACCAGCTCTTTTCATGGGCCCCAGGTTTCCGTAACTACTTCGCGGTAAAGGCCTGTCCTAATCCGACCATTCTCAAGCTTCTTGCCAAGGAAGGGTTCGGGGCTGACTGTTCCTCCCTTCCTGAGCTGTTGCTCAGCAAGGCAAGTGGAATCAGTGCTGAGAGAATCATGTTCACCAGCAATGATACCCCTGAAGAGGAGTTCCTCGCAGCCTATGAGCTTGGAGCCATCATCAATCTTGATGACATCACCCATATTGAGACACTTGAGAAAGCAATCGGAAAGGTGCCTGAGACCATCTGTTTTCGTTACAACCCGGGAAAGAACCGAACAGGAAATGCAATCATCGGAAACCCGGTGGAAGCAAAGTACGGCTTGACGGATGAGCAGATAGTGGAGAGCTACCGAATCATGCAAGAGAAGGGTGTAAAGCATTTTGGCTTGCATACCATGGTTGCTTCAAACGAGCTTGATGGTTCCTATATTGTTGAGACGGCCAGGATGCTCTTTGACCTGGCAGTGAGAATCAAGAAGGAAACAGGAATTGTCATTGAATTCATCGATATGGGTGGTGGCATCGGTATTCCCTACCGTCCTGATCAGGATGCAATGGATTTGCAGATGGTCAGTGATGGAATGAAGGCTCTCTACGATGAGATCATCGTACCTGCTGGTCTTGATCCTTTGCAGATTGTCTTTGAGTGTGGAAGGGTGATCACCGGACCGTATGGATACCTGGTGAGCAAGGTGTTGCATGTGACCAAGAAGTACAAGGACTATGTCGGACTCGATGCCTCCATGGCTGACTTGATGAGGCCGGCACTCTATGGTGCATACCACCACATCACCGTTGTCGGGAAGGAGAAAAAGCACCATGACCATCTCTATGATGTAACAGGCAGTCTCTGTGAGAACAACGACAAGTTTGCCATCGACAGGTCACTGCCCAAGATTGAGACCGGTGATGTCCTGGTATTGCATGATGCAGGAGCGCATGGGCACAGCATGGGATTCAATTACAATGCGAAGCTCCGTAGCGCTGAGTACCTGCTCAAGAGAGATGGATCGGTGAAGATGATCAGGCGGGCACAAACCTATGATGACTATGTGTCGACCCTTCGCTTCGATGGAGCTTCTGTGGAGGTCTGA
- a CDS encoding LL-diaminopimelate aminotransferase — protein MATINTNFQKLASGYLFPEIARRTKVWQESNPGVEVLRLGIGNTTEALPPAVCDAMREKIKKLSDRETYSGYGDEQGDTALREALVRYYGRYGVELKSTEFFVSDGAKSDAANIQDLFSSENVVAIQDPAYPVYVDSNVVGGRTGLFNKEKGLYDGFVYLSSTEENGFIPSPPEQKVDLIYLCSPNNPTGAVATHAQLKAFVDYAIKNKSIIIFDSAYSEYVTEEGYPRSIYEVEGAKRCAIEINSFSKFSGFTGVRLGWTIVPEELECEDAPSGLLNSMWNRRQCTFFNGASNIAQAGGLAALEGEGYDQSRALVEYYLENARIIREGLEKVGLKVYGGVNSPYIWAKTPNGMDSWEFFDILLDKCHVVVTPGGGFGPSGAAFVRVSSYGHRENVIKAMAQIEENLQV, from the coding sequence ATGGCGACAATCAATACGAACTTCCAAAAGCTGGCGAGCGGATACCTCTTCCCTGAGATAGCCCGCAGGACCAAGGTATGGCAGGAATCGAACCCGGGAGTCGAGGTACTCCGCCTCGGCATCGGGAACACCACCGAAGCCCTTCCTCCTGCGGTCTGTGATGCAATGAGGGAGAAAATTAAGAAGCTCTCTGACCGTGAAACCTACTCAGGATATGGAGATGAGCAAGGTGATACAGCTCTTCGGGAAGCCTTGGTTCGTTACTATGGACGCTATGGTGTGGAACTCAAGAGCACGGAATTTTTTGTAAGCGACGGAGCCAAGAGTGATGCTGCAAATATCCAGGATCTCTTTTCCTCTGAGAATGTTGTTGCTATCCAGGACCCAGCCTATCCAGTGTATGTTGACAGCAATGTCGTCGGAGGAAGGACCGGTCTATTCAACAAGGAAAAGGGTCTCTATGATGGATTTGTCTATCTCTCAAGTACAGAAGAGAATGGTTTCATACCCAGCCCTCCCGAGCAGAAAGTCGATCTTATCTATCTCTGCAGTCCGAACAACCCTACAGGTGCAGTAGCCACCCATGCACAGCTCAAGGCGTTTGTGGACTATGCAATCAAGAACAAGAGCATCATCATCTTCGACAGTGCCTATAGTGAGTATGTTACCGAGGAAGGCTACCCCAGAAGTATCTATGAGGTGGAGGGGGCAAAGCGTTGCGCCATTGAGATCAACAGCTTCTCCAAGTTCTCCGGTTTTACCGGTGTTCGCTTGGGTTGGACGATTGTTCCAGAGGAATTGGAGTGTGAGGATGCTCCCTCCGGTCTCTTGAACTCCATGTGGAATCGCCGACAGTGTACCTTCTTCAATGGAGCAAGCAATATTGCTCAAGCTGGTGGGCTTGCCGCCTTGGAAGGGGAAGGATACGACCAGAGCCGCGCATTGGTCGAGTACTACCTCGAGAATGCCAGAATCATCCGGGAAGGACTGGAGAAAGTAGGCCTGAAAGTGTATGGTGGTGTAAATAGCCCGTACATCTGGGCAAAAACCCCGAATGGTATGGATAGCTGGGAATTCTTCGATATCCTGCTCGACAAATGCCATGTAGTGGTAACTCCAGGTGGGGGATTCGGGCCATCAGGTGCAGCATTCGTCCGTGTTTCCTCCTATGGACACCGTGAGAATGTGATCAAAGCCATGGCCCAGATAGAGGAGAACTTACAGGTATGA
- a CDS encoding YbgC/FadM family acyl-CoA thioesterase, with product MHSFRIRVYYSDTDCGGIVYHARYLDFAEHARTELLREVAQRQGIDGSQSSMIELGKMAFVVKSITADYQRPGRLDDLLEVCTEIESEKRFSITFIQTVRRGEEVLCVLKVRVASINTETLRPTPLPAWFTQAVQAL from the coding sequence ATGCATTCATTCAGGATACGAGTGTATTACAGCGATACCGATTGTGGTGGCATTGTCTACCACGCTCGGTATCTTGATTTTGCGGAGCATGCCCGTACTGAACTGCTGAGGGAGGTAGCCCAAAGGCAGGGCATTGATGGTTCCCAGAGCAGTATGATCGAACTGGGAAAGATGGCCTTTGTGGTGAAATCTATCACGGCAGACTATCAGAGACCAGGACGTCTGGATGATCTCTTGGAAGTGTGTACGGAAATAGAGAGTGAGAAGCGCTTCTCCATTACCTTCATCCAGACGGTGAGGCGGGGTGAAGAGGTGCTTTGTGTGCTCAAGGTACGGGTTGCCTCGATCAACACCGAGACACTCCGTCCCACACCACTTCCTGCCTGGTTTACCCAAGCAGTACAGGCTCTCTGA
- the dapA gene encoding 4-hydroxy-tetrahydrodipicolinate synthase yields the protein MRDINFKGVHTALITPFTKKDNLDEERLEELIEAQITSGVNGLVPCGTTGESPTLSHDEHDQMIAMTVKFANGRVPVIAGTGSNATSEAVRLSRHAQQVGADAVLLVNPYYNKPTQKGLYYHFKAIADSVDIPCILYNIKGRTGVNIETETVKALSDACSNIVGVKEASGSLEQMRSVIDATHGKFHVLSGDDNLSIPLVESGGDGVVSVASNIAPGYISKMIHLALEGKWEQAREMEANLSGFFKACFLETNPIPIKTAMARYGWCEESFRLPICTFEREENRNALYEELDKLEALGAIIRR from the coding sequence ATGAGAGACATTAATTTCAAAGGGGTACATACTGCCCTGATCACCCCATTCACCAAGAAGGACAATCTGGACGAGGAACGTCTTGAGGAACTCATCGAAGCACAGATCACCAGTGGCGTGAATGGTCTGGTCCCCTGCGGAACAACCGGGGAAAGCCCAACCCTCAGTCACGATGAACATGACCAGATGATCGCAATGACCGTCAAGTTTGCGAATGGCAGGGTTCCTGTCATTGCCGGTACAGGCTCGAATGCGACCAGTGAGGCAGTAAGGCTTTCAAGGCATGCACAGCAGGTTGGGGCAGACGCAGTACTCTTGGTCAATCCGTATTACAACAAGCCTACCCAGAAGGGGTTGTACTACCACTTCAAGGCAATTGCAGACAGTGTTGATATCCCCTGTATCCTCTACAATATCAAGGGAAGAACCGGTGTAAACATTGAGACAGAGACCGTAAAGGCACTCAGTGATGCGTGCTCCAACATCGTCGGTGTGAAGGAAGCCAGTGGAAGCCTGGAGCAGATGCGCTCTGTCATTGATGCAACCCATGGCAAGTTCCATGTACTCAGCGGAGATGACAATCTCTCCATTCCCTTGGTGGAAAGTGGTGGGGATGGTGTTGTGTCGGTTGCCTCAAACATTGCTCCCGGGTATATTTCAAAGATGATCCACTTGGCCCTCGAGGGTAAGTGGGAGCAGGCAAGGGAGATGGAAGCGAATCTCAGTGGTTTCTTCAAGGCATGTTTCCTGGAAACCAATCCGATTCCCATCAAGACCGCAATGGCCCGCTATGGTTGGTGCGAGGAGTCCTTCAGGCTTCCCATCTGCACCTTTGAACGTGAAGAGAATAGAAATGCCCTCTACGAAGAGCTGGACAAGCTTGAAGCATTGGGCGCAATCATAAGGAGATAA
- a CDS encoding AzlC family ABC transporter permease, with product MESATHDKLTFREGCIEGFPIFVGYFPTAMAFGLVCRDLGMRIWEAVLFSLTNFAGSGQFLAANLIGGGALLAELFVSVLLVNLRYSFMGAELNRNLEKGVRGWRKALLAHGTTDEVFSVAVLHRQPISKEYLAGLELTAYSGWVSGTAVGFLVGMILPSALQLAVGVTLYAMFSSLLAQEFHQKGVRVLAIAGFSAALNSYLIVQWSLAIGWSFVISMLSASFLGALIIGDSEDGVL from the coding sequence ATGGAATCAGCAACGCACGACAAACTTACCTTCCGGGAAGGTTGTATCGAAGGTTTTCCCATTTTTGTTGGGTATTTCCCGACCGCCATGGCCTTTGGTCTTGTGTGCAGGGATCTTGGGATGCGCATATGGGAAGCGGTACTTTTTTCCCTGACCAACTTTGCTGGAAGCGGACAGTTTCTGGCAGCGAATCTCATCGGAGGGGGAGCACTTCTGGCTGAGTTGTTCGTCAGTGTCTTGTTGGTAAACCTACGCTACTCCTTCATGGGCGCTGAGCTGAACAGAAATCTTGAGAAGGGAGTCAGGGGCTGGAGGAAGGCATTGCTAGCCCATGGTACCACTGATGAAGTATTCAGCGTCGCGGTCCTCCATAGGCAACCCATCAGCAAAGAGTATCTGGCAGGGTTGGAATTGACTGCATACAGTGGATGGGTCAGCGGTACTGCTGTGGGATTTCTTGTCGGCATGATTCTTCCTTCTGCACTCCAGCTTGCAGTTGGGGTAACCCTCTATGCGATGTTCAGCTCACTCCTGGCACAGGAGTTCCACCAAAAGGGGGTCAGGGTTCTTGCAATTGCAGGATTCTCTGCAGCACTGAACTCCTACCTGATCGTGCAGTGGTCATTGGCGATTGGCTGGTCATTCGTCATCAGCATGCTCTCAGCAAGCTTCCTTGGGGCCCTGATCATCGGCGACAGTGAGGATGGGGTATTATGA
- a CDS encoding AzlD domain-containing protein, with product MKAFPFLIPILVSALATFLVRALPYYASFLDKLPRFLSRSLRLLPIAALGPLIFPGVILDFQGHWYAGLIGILCAAFIAYRKNSMIFPILLSILVTYLLLL from the coding sequence ATGAAAGCATTTCCATTCCTTATCCCTATCCTTGTCAGTGCACTGGCCACCTTTCTGGTGAGGGCTCTCCCCTATTATGCCTCCTTCCTTGACAAGCTCCCGAGGTTTCTCTCCAGGAGTCTCCGCCTACTTCCCATTGCTGCGCTTGGTCCCCTCATCTTCCCCGGTGTCATCCTTGACTTCCAAGGACACTGGTATGCAGGGCTTATCGGCATCCTCTGTGCAGCATTCATTGCCTACCGCAAGAACAGTATGATCTTCCCGATACTCCTGAGTATATTGGTTACCTATCTCCTGTTGCTCTAG
- a CDS encoding TatD family hydrolase has translation MFDAHRHYGSSMSENALYATSSRDEWEMLSSLTPPALGGVGALADNPLPEIEAFEQILKTFPDFQIAEVGLDRRFPEIEQQEAFLKDIIALAYELGRSVSLHCVQEDGRMLSLLRSLQPNLPVLLWHGYTGSWETAQEAAKLGVILSYGSRLFGSKLAREGDRLATLPYALETDFQMGDYSQILWTQIDNFSKLSGCSHDELIRNNDEIRTILTHNTATR, from the coding sequence ATGTTTGACGCACATCGCCACTATGGCTCCAGCATGAGCGAGAACGCACTCTATGCCACCAGCAGCAGAGATGAGTGGGAAATGCTCTCCTCACTCACACCTCCGGCGTTGGGTGGGGTCGGGGCACTTGCAGACAACCCTTTGCCTGAAATTGAAGCGTTCGAGCAAATACTGAAGACTTTTCCTGATTTCCAGATAGCCGAGGTGGGACTGGATAGAAGGTTTCCAGAAATTGAACAGCAAGAAGCCTTCCTGAAAGATATCATTGCCTTGGCTTATGAACTGGGGCGAAGTGTAAGCTTGCACTGTGTACAGGAAGACGGAAGGATGCTCTCCCTTCTCCGCTCCCTCCAGCCAAACCTCCCGGTACTACTCTGGCACGGCTATACTGGAAGCTGGGAGACTGCACAGGAGGCCGCCAAGCTTGGCGTCATACTTAGTTATGGGAGCAGGCTCTTTGGGAGCAAACTGGCAAGAGAGGGGGATCGACTGGCCACCCTTCCCTATGCCCTGGAAACTGATTTCCAGATGGGGGATTACTCCCAGATACTCTGGACACAGATTGATAACTTCAGCAAACTCAGTGGATGCTCCCATGATGAACTGATAAGGAACAATGATGAGATCAGAACAATTCTTACGCATAACACGGCTACTCGGTGA
- a CDS encoding bifunctional methionine sulfoxide reductase B/A protein, with the protein MKTVFMIIALLLVVFLLLSFALYKRETPTISEEEVPMANTERFTYQPLDEALKNSLTSEERSIIVGKATERAFTGEYTDTTDWGTYYCKWCDSPLYSSETKFHSGCGWPSFDEEIPHAVKRKIDADGMRTEILCATCGGHLGHVFEGERFTDTNTRHCVNSLSLVFRDEAPVAEAVFAGGCFWGVEHLFAQKEGVYSAVSGYTGGTVENPSYQDVLTHTTGHLEAVKVLYNPLEISYEELTKYFLEIHDPTQTNGQGPDIGNQYLSAIFYRSRHEFDVGVRLIEILEEKGLKIATTLRPAAVFYPAEEYHQDYYEKKGTLPYCHAYTKRF; encoded by the coding sequence CTCTTGGTTGTGTTCCTGCTGCTCTCATTCGCTTTGTATAAACGAGAAACACCGACAATAAGTGAGGAAGAAGTACCCATGGCTAATACAGAGAGATTCACCTACCAACCTCTTGATGAAGCATTGAAGAATTCCCTTACCAGTGAGGAGCGATCCATCATTGTGGGAAAGGCCACTGAACGAGCCTTTACAGGTGAGTATACCGATACAACAGATTGGGGAACCTACTACTGCAAGTGGTGTGACTCCCCCCTGTACAGCTCAGAGACCAAATTCCACTCCGGTTGTGGGTGGCCATCCTTCGATGAGGAGATTCCCCATGCAGTAAAACGCAAGATTGATGCAGACGGAATGAGGACTGAAATCCTGTGTGCCACCTGTGGTGGACACCTGGGACACGTTTTTGAAGGGGAACGATTCACCGATACCAATACAAGGCACTGCGTCAATTCCCTCTCCCTGGTTTTCAGGGATGAAGCACCGGTAGCTGAGGCGGTATTTGCCGGAGGATGTTTCTGGGGAGTCGAGCACCTGTTTGCCCAGAAGGAAGGCGTATACTCAGCAGTGTCCGGTTATACGGGTGGGACTGTCGAGAACCCAAGCTACCAGGATGTATTGACTCATACCACCGGACATCTGGAGGCGGTTAAGGTGTTGTATAACCCCTTGGAAATATCCTATGAGGAACTTACCAAGTATTTCCTTGAGATCCACGATCCCACCCAAACCAATGGACAGGGACCGGATATAGGGAACCAGTATCTCTCTGCAATCTTCTACCGATCAAGACATGAGTTTGATGTGGGAGTACGTCTTATTGAAATCCTTGAGGAAAAGGGATTGAAGATTGCTACCACCCTCCGCCCGGCAGCTGTGTTCTACCCAGCGGAGGAGTATCATCAGGATTACTACGAGAAGAAGGGGACCCTTCCCTACTGCCACGCATATACCAAACGGTTTTAA